The genomic interval TGGCATACAACAGCGGCGAGGCGCGACAGCGCTGGGAATTCCATGACTTCCAGCCGCAGGAGACCTTCGAGATCGCCCGGATCGATCGGGGGGATACCATCGAGGCGTTCGTCTCCAACTCGCAGGCGTACCAAGCCAACCTGCTGCGCTTCGCGACGGAGGCATACCGCCGCCGCAAATACGATCAGGTCCAGGGCATCTTCCAGTTCATGTTCGTGGATGACTGGCCGAGCATCACATGGGCCGTTGTCGACTACTACCGGCGCCCCAAGCTCGGCTACGCCTATCTGCGGACGGCCATGCAACCGGTGCTCCCCAGCATCGACGCCGCGCTGCCCGACCGCCTGGACCGGGCCACATGGGTCTACCGGGACCCCACGCGGTTCTGGTTCACCCTGTGGGTGGTGAACGACCTGCACCGTCCCTTCCCGGGCGCCATGCTACGCTGGGAGATCCGCATGGGCGATCGTTCCGTGATGGGAGGACAGGAGCGTGTGGATGTTCAATCGGACGCCTCCCAGGAGATCACGACGATCACGAACCTGAGCCTGCCATCGGGCGATTACGAGCTGCGGGTGCAGCTGCTGAGCGAGACCGGCCAACGCCTGGGGGAGAACCGGCTGGCCTTCCGGATCGCCGCATCTAAATGATGGGGACCGCATTGTGAAGCTTGTTGACCGCAGGTGGAGCGTGGGAGCTCCACCTGCTATGAGGAACACAACCTTCCGCATAGCGTAACCTGACGCCGATGGAAACGTAGAGGGACCGCATCATGGACGCGAAGGCAACAGGAGAGGGATGGGCGCGATGGGGGATCGCGGCGATCATACTCGTCGCCTTCCTCGGGCTGATGGCCTATCAGTACGCGCCGGCCTGGCTCCCCAAGGCATTCCGGCTGACCCGGATCGGCCTCAGCCGAAGCGTCGAGCGCGTCTCCAGCCCTCACTTCGAGATCGATAACCGCTCGGACGCCAGCCCGGAGCAGATCCAGAAGCTGCAGAATCTCCTCGAGGAGCAATACGCTGTCCTGACCCGCTTCCTCCGCCGGGAGCCACCGGAGCCGATCCAGGTGGAGGTGCTGCAAGAGGGGAACCTTCCCGCCCTCCCGGTCGACGGGCACCTGCAGCTCTCCTACAACGGGTACGTGGACACCGAGATGGCCGGGCTCGCGCTGGGAATTCTCATCGCGGGGAAGCCGGATCCGATCTTCGCGTCCGGCGGCGTGGCCCTGTACGCGCTGGAGGAGATGGACATGCTCCCCGTGTCCATCCACCAGAAGAGCGACGCCTGGGTCACGTGGCTCGTGCAGAGGGACCAGCTGCTTCCGTTGGAGCAGGCGCTTGACGTGAGCTGGACCTCCCCGCCGGCGGATATCCTCCGTTCCGTGGTGGAGGGCGCCTCCTTCAGCCGATGGTTGGTCGCCCGAGCGGGATGGGACGCCTATTGGCAGTGGTTCGATGGGGCGGATTTCGAATCGACGTTCGGGATGCCGCCATCGGAGGCGGAGGCCGCGTGGCTGTCCGACGTCCTGGCGCAGGAGCTGGAGCCCCTTCCCTGCGGCGCGGCGCTCAGCGGCAGCCTTTCCCGGGTGGTCTGTCGGGAACTGGAGCGATAGTCGTATGTACTCGCTGTCCAATCTCATCGCCATCGCCTATTTCCGTGTCCGGGGGAACCTCGGCCATCGCCTCGCTCTGGCCCTGGGCGTGCTGCTGGCCGCGCTCGTCGTCAGCGCCAGCATCCTCTACGCCGAGGCTGCCGGCCTCGCCGTCCTGCGGGATCGGCTGTCGCAGGCCCAGACACGGTACGATCTCATCGTCAAGGGGACCCGAGAGCTGGTGGATCCCCGAAGCTATGAGGAGACCACCCGGCTCCTCTCGGAGCAGATCCCGACGGCCATCGGGATCCCGATCACCGTCCAGGGTCGCCACGGCCTGTCGCGATCGCTGGTCATGGTGCGCGAGGGAGAGCAGGCTCGGGGCAATTATGTGAACCTCCCCCGGGCCCGGGTACAGTTCTACGCCGACTACCAGGGGCTGGTGGATGTCGTCGAGGGGCGATGGCCCGAGCCGGTACGGGATCCCCAGCGGGATCTGGAGGCGCTCATCACCCGCGACTTCGCGGAGAAGATGAAGCTGTCCGTCGGGGATCGAGTCCGCCTGGAGCTTTTCCAGGGGCAGGAGCGGCCCCAGGGCGTGTGGGTGCGCGTCGTGGGCATCACCGCGCCGCGCGCCCAACCGGACACCCGGGCCCTGTACTACGCCCCGCATTTCCTGGACGAGAGCTTTCTGGTCCCCGAGGAGACGTTCTTTCGCGCCCTGACCGTGGCCATCGTCCCGGCGCAGGCGGAGTTCACCTGGGTGTACAACCTGGACATCGGGCAGATCACCGTGGACAACGCCGCGGCCGTCCTGGCGGGCATCGACCGCTACCGATTCCTGGTGACCAGCCAGCTGGACGATATCCAGTTTCTGACCACGCTGGACAACGCGCTCCAGGATTACCGGAAGAACACGGCCGTTCTGAGAGCGATGCTCCTGCTCTTCGGCGCGCCGGTTGTGGGCATCGCCTTCTATTACGTGGTGATGGCGGCCAGCCTCATCGTGTTCACCCAACGAGAGGAGATCGGGGTGCTCAAGAGCCGGGGCGCCAGCACCTCTCAGATCCTCCTCCTCTACGTCTTCGAGATATTCGCCCTGGCTCTGCTCGCCGTCCTGATCGTGCCCCCGCTGGCGATCCCGGTCGCCCAGGCCATCGCCCACGCCAGCAGCTTCCTGCGGTTCGATCTGCCTCGCTCGGTGCCCGTGACGTTGCGCCCGGCCATTCGCGGGTACGTGCTACTGACCGCGCTGCTAGCCGGCCTGGCCATCCTCTTGCCCGTGATCCGGGCCTCCCGGGAGAGCATCGTGACGGTGAAGCAAAGTCGCGCCCGCCCACGGGAAACCCGGCTGGCCCATCGCGTCTACCTGGATATCCTGCTGCTGATCCTGGCGGCGATCGGCTACCGCACGTTGACCCAGAGCGGGTCCATCGTCACGCGAGGGTCGGGCGGCGAGCTTCAGATCGATCCATTGCTGCTGGCCACGCCCGTGGTGGCGGCCGCCGGGCTGGGGCTCTTCTTCCTGCGCGTGGCGCCGTGGCTCCTGCGTGGCCTGGCGTGGATGGCCGCTCACTCGGATGGGCTGATCCTGGTCACCGCCTGGCGGGAGCTGAGCCGGCGCAGCGACGTGGCCTACGGGAGCCTGCTCCTGCTGCTGATCTTCACGCTGGCATTGGGGCTGTTCACCGCCTCCGTAGCGGGCACCTTCGACCTGAACTACGCCCATCAGGCTCTCTACCGCGCGGGGACGGATCTACGCGTGAGCCATTTCAACTTCGAGGCGCTGCGTTGGGAGATCAAGCCACTGGATTGGTACACCTCGCTGCCCGGCGTGCGGGCGGTCAGTCCGGCCCTGCGCGTCCGTCTGGTAGGGCGGCCCGCCGAGGTCCGGGCGAAGGGCACCCTGCTGGCCGTGGACCCAGAGACCTTTGCGGAGGCCGCGTGGTGGCGGGACGACTTCGCCTCCACCTCCCTGGCCGCCCTGCTGGACGTCCTGCGGCAAAACCCCAGGGGTGTATGGGCCAGCCAGGGCTTCGGCCGTCGGTACCGACTGCAGCCGGGCGATTCCTTTGACATGGACGTGGACGGGATACGCGTGGACTTCGTCTTCCTGGGGGAGATCCGCTACTTCCCCACGCTGGATCCGACGAAGGGGGACTTCGTCGTCGCGAACCTGAACTACGTCCAGGAGGCCACGGGGTTCCCGCCCGGGGAGGCGTGGCTGAAGATCTCGGGCGGCCAGCGCGCCCGAGAGCGCGTGAAGGCGATCCTGAACGGCCTGGGAGACACGCTCAACCTGGCGGATGGACACGAGCTCGCGGGCATCCGCGGCGACGACCCGCTGCGCACAGGGCTTTTCGGGGCGCTCTCCGTCGGGTTCATCGTGGCCACATTGCTCAGCGTCCTGGGGTTTCTCCTGTATGCTTATGTGACCATCCGGGCGCGCATGCTGCAGTTCGGCGTCCTGCGAGCACAGGGACTCCTCTCCGGGCAGCTGGCTGCCCTGCTGGCCGTGGAGCAGATCACCCTGGTGGGGCTGGGTGTGCTCACCGGCACGGCGCTAGGGGTGGGCAGCTCCGATCTCTTCACCCGTTTCCTGCGCGTCAGCATCATCGCCCGGGAGGCCGTCCCGCCCTTCCAGATCGTCACTCCCTGGGGACTGATGGCCCGCGTGTACCTGATCCTGGCGCTGATCCTGCTAGCCGGGCTCGTGACCACCATGATGATGCTGCGGCGCCTGCAGGTCTACGCGATCTTGCGGCTGGGGGAGGCATGAGATGAGCACGCCCCTGGTGATCTGCGAAGAGCTGGTGAAGATCTATCAATACGACGGCGTGGAAACCCTGGCCCTGAACGGGCTGAACCTGGAGGTGTACGAGGGCGAGGTGCTGGCCATCGTCGGCCCCAGCGGATCGGGGAAGAGCACCCTGATGAACATCCTGGGCGGGCTGGACCGCCCCACATCCGGCAAG from Chloroflexota bacterium carries:
- a CDS encoding glycoside hydrolase family 2, translated to AYNSGEARQRWEFHDFQPQETFEIARIDRGDTIEAFVSNSQAYQANLLRFATEAYRRRKYDQVQGIFQFMFVDDWPSITWAVVDYYRRPKLGYAYLRTAMQPVLPSIDAALPDRLDRATWVYRDPTRFWFTLWVVNDLHRPFPGAMLRWEIRMGDRSVMGGQERVDVQSDASQEITTITNLSLPSGDYELRVQLLSETGQRLGENRLAFRIAASK
- a CDS encoding ABC transporter permease, which encodes MYSLSNLIAIAYFRVRGNLGHRLALALGVLLAALVVSASILYAEAAGLAVLRDRLSQAQTRYDLIVKGTRELVDPRSYEETTRLLSEQIPTAIGIPITVQGRHGLSRSLVMVREGEQARGNYVNLPRARVQFYADYQGLVDVVEGRWPEPVRDPQRDLEALITRDFAEKMKLSVGDRVRLELFQGQERPQGVWVRVVGITAPRAQPDTRALYYAPHFLDESFLVPEETFFRALTVAIVPAQAEFTWVYNLDIGQITVDNAAAVLAGIDRYRFLVTSQLDDIQFLTTLDNALQDYRKNTAVLRAMLLLFGAPVVGIAFYYVVMAASLIVFTQREEIGVLKSRGASTSQILLLYVFEIFALALLAVLIVPPLAIPVAQAIAHASSFLRFDLPRSVPVTLRPAIRGYVLLTALLAGLAILLPVIRASRESIVTVKQSRARPRETRLAHRVYLDILLLILAAIGYRTLTQSGSIVTRGSGGELQIDPLLLATPVVAAAGLGLFFLRVAPWLLRGLAWMAAHSDGLILVTAWRELSRRSDVAYGSLLLLLIFTLALGLFTASVAGTFDLNYAHQALYRAGTDLRVSHFNFEALRWEIKPLDWYTSLPGVRAVSPALRVRLVGRPAEVRAKGTLLAVDPETFAEAAWWRDDFASTSLAALLDVLRQNPRGVWASQGFGRRYRLQPGDSFDMDVDGIRVDFVFLGEIRYFPTLDPTKGDFVVANLNYVQEATGFPPGEAWLKISGGQRARERVKAILNGLGDTLNLADGHELAGIRGDDPLRTGLFGALSVGFIVATLLSVLGFLLYAYVTIRARMLQFGVLRAQGLLSGQLAALLAVEQITLVGLGVLTGTALGVGSSDLFTRFLRVSIIAREAVPPFQIVTPWGLMARVYLILALILLAGLVTTMMMLRRLQVYAILRLGEA